Part of the Deltaproteobacteria bacterium genome, TCTTTTCCCAGGAGGTTTTTTTTGGGAATCCGGCAGTCTACGAGCCTTATTGAGCTTACCGGGTTCGAGCGCACCCCGCACAGGTCCTCGCGCTCGCCTGATGAAAACCCGGGAGTGCCGCGCTCGGCGATGATGACGCTTATGCCCTTGCGCCCGGCAGCCGGGTCGGTCCGGGCGAAGATAAGGCAGGTGTCGGCTATGGCCCCGTTGGTGACAAAGACCTTGTTGGCGTTCACCACGTAATGGCCGCCGTCGGCGATGGCCGTGGCCTCTATGCCCGAAGCGTCCGAGCCCGCGTTGGGCTCGGTGAGGCAGAAGGCCCCGATCTTCTCGCCACGGGCCAGGGCCGGGACAAAGGCCCGTTTCTGGTCCTCGGACCCAAAGCGCACTATGGGGTAGAGGTTCACGCTGTTGTGGACCGTGACGCAAAGGCCCAGGCCCGCGCAGGCCCGCGAGATTTCCTCAACAACGATGACGTAGCTGGCCGAGTCCATGAAAGAGCCGCCCAAATCCTTCGGGGCCTGCATCCCGAAGTAGCCTAGCGCGCCCATCTTGTCGGCCACTTCCCAGGGAAAGCGGGCCTCACGGTCGATTTCGCCCGCTATGGGCTCGATTTCCCGGCGGCAGAACTCGCGCACGGCCCGGCGCACGGCCCGGTGTTTTTCGGTGAGAAAGGGTTCCATGAAAATTGACCTTAAAAGACGTGATGACAGGGGAAAATCGGGAACCGGCGGGAATCTGCGGGGGGCCGCCAAGGGACGCGGGGCCGCAGCCGCCCGACCGTATCGGGTAATATCCCCTCGTACCAGAATCAGTCTTTGGAATCAAAAAAAACATTTGGAAGCTGGGAGATTTTTCCGATTTGGCTTGACACACAGCGTCATGCGGTAGTATGAACCTTGTTCAATAAACGAGCGAACCTTCTATTTAATGAAACCGGGGACAGCTGTCTTCAGGCAGGTATCCGCCTGCATGTTAAATACTTCACAAGCCTTTGGAAGGGTAGCCATGCCGCTTCTGGAGTATCACTGCAAAGACTGCTCGCACCGCTTCGAGCGCATGGTCCCGGTGGGCGGAAAAAGCCCGGTGGCCTGTCCCCGTTGCGGCGGAACCACCGTCCGCCGCCTTTCCTGCTGCGCAAAAATCATCAAGGCCACCGTCAAGGGGTCTGTGTTCACGCAGCATCCCAAGCCCGAAACAAGCGGGTAGCAAACGCTGTCTTCCATCTTTTTCTTTTCCGTGCCATCCTTCAGGCCCGCTTCCGGCAAGGTTTCAACTGCACCCATACCCCACGGACCGGCCTTTCTTCATTGCGGGCCGCCAGGAGCTTCCGTCGGCGGGCCTTGTCCCAAATCTCGCCCTGCGCATCACAACTCCTTGACTTTCCATTCATTTGCTTCTACCTTATTTATTGGAAGATTCGTCGTAAAGCCCGTATCACAGGGACAATACCCATCAGACAGCTGTGCCTGACGATCTCGACCGCAACATGTAGTGGGGCGGCTGGAAAAGCAGGCGCTTTTGAAGGGGAATCCCGGCGGATCGGGACATCACAGAAAAGCCAAGGGCAGTTACGGGCGAAGCAAAGGGCTCTACCGTAACAATTGGCATGGTCTTCATGGTGCGGCGAATCCGCCGCCAGGAGGCAGGCATGAACAAGCTGGAACTGGTCTCCGCGCTGAAAAACGCAACGGGCATTTCCAAGACCGACGCAGCCAAGGTTGTGCAGATTTTCTTCGATTCCATGACCGACGCCCTGGCGACAGGGGAGCGGGTGGAAATCCGGGGACTTTGCAGCTTCTACGTCAAGGAATACAAGAGCTACACGGGCCGCAACCCCAAGACGGGCGACCCGGTGCAGATTCAGCCCAAGCAGCTGCCGTTTTTCAAGTGCGGCAAGGAACTGAAGGAGAGGGTGGACGCATCCTGATCCCGCAAGCATCCGCGACCGATGCAGTGGATGGGACGCCCCGCCCGGCTGGATTTCATGGCGCGTTACCGGCGCTTGCGGGCGTCCGTGTTTAATGCCCCCATCCCCGTTTTTTTCGGGAGGCCCTGGCTTTTAAATGCTGGCCTTCGGTAAAGGCGGGGTCCGAAATGAGCCCCTACAGGCCGGGGCGGTCCAGAATCTGTTCTTTGAGGCGTATCTGAAACCTTGCAAGGCGTTTTGCGGACAAGTCGATGATGGAATCTGCCTCCGATGTAACCAAGTCCCTGGAATACCTGGCAGTTCAAAAAATCGCCCTGGATCAGCTGGCTTCCATGCTGCGCTCTGACCGCATTCCCAACGCCCTGATGTTTCTGGGCGCGGACGGCCTGGGCCAGGATTTGGCAGCCCTTTTGCTGGGCATGGCCGCCAATTGCGGGAATCCGGGTTCGGGTGTCGAAGGCGGGCCGTTTTACCTCTTCGGCCCCCAGTCGCCTTGCGGAGCCTGCCCCGGTTGCCGGAAAATCCTTTCGGGCAATCACCCGGATTTTCTCTCGGTCAGGCGCGACGGGGCCTTTGTGAAAAAAGGGGCCGTGAAGGAGCTTCTGTCGAACCTTTCCATGAGAATGGGCGAGGGGCGGCACAGGTTCGCGGTGGTTCACGACGCGGCCTTCATGAACAGGGAAAGCGCCAACACGCTTTTGAAATCCCTGGAGGAGCCGCCCCCCAAAACAACCTTCATCCTTATTGCGGCCCAGACCGCCGATCTTCTGCCCACCCTGGTTTCAAGGTGCCGACCGGTTCGTTTTCTGCCGGTTTCGACCCAAACGGCCCGAAAGTGGCTGACCGAAAAACTTGGCGCGGATGAAGAAGCAGCCCTTTCGTGCGCGCTTCTTTGCGGGTCAGGCCTGGCCCGTGCGGTGAATCTTTATGAAACGGGCCAATGGATGCGCTATAAGTTCCTTTCCGGCCTTTTGGACGGGATGGAAGAGGGCGGCAGGATGGAAGCGCTTCTTCTGGCCGAAGTCCTTGCCAGACCGGGCAGGGAAAAGCTGACCGAAGACCTTTCCGTCATAAGGGCCATTCTTCGGGAAAAACTGGTTGCAGCCCCGGACGCGGCCTTGCGGCGAAAATTCGCAGCAAGGCTTAACCACCTGGAAACCTGCGAAAAAGACATCCGGGGCAACGTGGCCGCAAGGCTTGCCCTGGACGGATTTTTTACGGTCTTCGGGAAAAGCGGGGCGCTTGAAGGGTCCTGACCGGAACCCGGCGTCTTTTTTCCGGGCCGAAACCAAATTGAAAACAAGGCCTGAGGCGCTTTCCGCGCCTTGAAACAGGCCGATAAAGGATAAAGGCAATGGCAAGGGTGGTGGGCGTGAGATTCAAGCCCGCAGGCAAGACCTACGACTTTGACGCAGGGGCCTTCGTGCTGGCCCTGGGCGACAAGGTGGTGGTGGAGACCGAGCAGGGACTGGGCTACGGCATCGTGGCCAAGCCTCCCAGAGCCCAGTCCGAAGAGGACGAAGCCAAGCCCCTCAAAAAGATTTTCCGCAAGGCCGGCGAGGAGGATTTCGAGCAGGAGCGGAAAAACGGCCTCCTGGAGGCCGAGGCCGTGGAGTTCTGCAGGCAGACCATATCAAAGCTCGCCCTTCCCATGAGCCTTTTTTCCGTGGAATCCACCTTTGACGCGACCAGGCTCACCTTTTTCTTCACCGCCGAAGGCCGGGTTGATTTCAGGGAGCTGGTGAAGCAGCTTGTAAGAAGGTTCCGGGTAAGGGTGGAACTGCGCCAGATAGGGGTGAGGCACCAGGCCAGGATGTGCGGCGGCCTTGGCCGCTGTGGGCGCGAGGCCTGCTGCGCCACCTTTTTAAGCAACTTCGCCCCGGTTTCCGTGAAAATGGCCAAGGTCCAGAACCTGTCGTTAAATCCCACCAAGATTTCCGGCATGTGCGGCAGGCTCATGTGCTGCCTCACCTATGAGTACGAAACCTACAGGGAAATCTCCGCAACTTTTCCGAAAATCGGAAAGAGCGTGGAAACCCCGGAGGGCAAGGGCAAGGTCACCCGGCACAACGTGATGGGCAACCGGGTCACGGTGAGGCTTTTGAACACCGGCTACGAGACGGAATTCCCGGTGCTGGACGTTAAGCCCGATTCATCGGCCCCTCAGCAGCCACAGCAGCCGCAGCAGGCACAGCAGCCGCAGCAGCAGGAAGGCCCCAAAAGGCCCGAAAAGAAGAAGAAACACCGGGGAGGCCAGATCAATCCTTCCATCAGGCAGGAGCAGGCCAGGCAGGAAGCCGCCGCATTTGACAGGGATTTTTCCAACGACAGGCCGCCTGCGGAAAGGGCGGAAAGCGAACCCGCCGATACCAATGACGAAGGCCCTGCTCCGTTCTTAGATGACGAGAGCGACTGACCATAATGATTCAAAGGCAACCCGCCCCGGTCCTTTCCGGTCTGCGGGACAGAAAGAGCGCAGCACGGTAATGCACAAGCCATACTATCTCACCACCCCCATTTATTACGTCAACGCCAGGCCCCACCTTGGGCACGCCTACACAACCATAGTGGCCGACGTGGCCCGGCGTTTCCAGGCCCAGGCGGGCTGCGACACCTTTTTTCTAACCGGCACGGACGAGCACGGCGACAAGATCGTTGAGGCCGCCCGCAAGGCGGGGGTAAGCCCCGAACAGTACGTGGAAACCATGTCCGGCCATTTCCGCGATCTGTGGCCCCATCTTTCCATAAAGCCCGACAGGTTTATCCGCACCACCGAGGAAGTCCACAAGAAAACGGTGCGCATGGTCCTTCAGAAGCTCCACGACCAGGGCGATATCTATTTTTCCGAATACGAGGGCCTCTACTGCACCGGCTGCGAGCGCTTCATCCTGGAGCGGGAGCTTATCGGCGGCTTGTGCCCGGACCACGCCACCGCGCCCACGCTGATCAAAGAGTCCAACTATTTTTTCAGGATGAGCAAGTACCAGGACTGGCTCATCGGCCACGTCAAGGCGAACCCCGGCTTCATCCACCCCCAGCGCTATGCCAACGAGGTCCTTGGCTTTCTGAAGGAGCCCCTGGAGGACCTTTGCATCTCCCGTCCCTGTTCCAGGCTCAAATGGGGCATACCCCTGCCCTTTGACGAAAATTACGTAACCTACGTGTGGTTCGACGCCCTGGTGAACTATCTCACCGCACTGGGCTACCCGGACGGCCCGGATTTCGACAAGTACTGGAACGAGGCCCATCACGTTGTGGCGAAAGACATCGTAAAGCCCCACGGCATCTACTGGCCCATAATGCTCAAGGCCGCAGGCCTTCCCCTTTATAAAAACCTTTTCGTCCACGGCTACTGGAACGTGGCCGAGGCCAAGATGAGCAAGAGCCTTGGAAACGTGGTGGACCCTTTAAGCCTTGCCGAAAAGTACGGGACCGACGCATTCAGGTACTTTCTCTTGCGGGAGATGACCTTCGGCCTCGACTCCTCCTTTTCCGAGGCCGCACTGGTGGCCCGCATAAACGCCGATCTGGCCAACGACATAGGCAACCTCTTTTCCCGTGTCCTCACAATGGCCCACAAGTACTGGGAGGGCAGGGTGCCCGAACGGGACCTTGAAATCGAGAAGGAATCCGGCCTGGGCCTTTCGGCGGAGGCTGAAACCGCAGTGGCCCTTTACGCCGAGGGCATGGAGGAGTTCGCCTTTCACAAGGCCCTTGCCGCCGTGTGGGACTTCATCTCCCGGATGAACAAGTACGTGGACACCACGGCCCCCTGGGTCCTGGCCAAAAACAAGGCCGCTAGCGGCCAGCTTGGAGTGGTGCTCTACAACCTCCTTGAGGGGCTTCGACTGGTGGCGGAACTCGTTCGCCCTGTCATGCCCCACACGGCTGATGTCATGGCCGACCACCTGGGTGCCTCTCCGAACGCGGGCCTTGGTTTCGGAGGGCTTGTGTCGGGAAGCGAGATCAAAAAGGCCCTGGCCCTTTTCCCCAGAATCGAGCCGCCGACCGAAACGCCGGAGGAGCCGCCCAAGCCCAAAATCGCTCCCCTAAAGCCCGAAATCGGCCTGGAGGATTTCGCAAAGGTCGACTTGAGGGCGGGCACGGTGGTTTCGGCGGAAAAAATCCCCAACGCGAAAAAGTTGCTGAAACTTTCGGTGGACCTGGGCGAGGGAAGGCTCCGCACCGTGGTGGCGGGTATAGCCGCTTATTACGAGCCGGAGGCCGTGACCGGCAGGCAGGTTATAGTGGTGGCCAATCTGAAGCCCGCCAAGCTCATGGGGGTCACATCCGAGGGAATGGTCCTGGCAGTGGTGGACGAGGAGGGCCTTCGCCTTTCCGGCCCTGACCGCCCGGCGCTTGACGGCGCCGTGGTGCGCTGAATTTTTCGGGGCGGAAATCATGGAAGAACCGGGCGCCAAGTGGCGGGCATACCAGGAAAGTCTGAAAAGGCCGCAGAAAAAAACGAGCGGCCAGAAGCCGGAAACGCGCGGCCAGAAGCCGGAAAAGGGCGAACCCCTGCGGCTGGTGGCCTCGGCACGTAAACGCTCGGTGGGCAGGGTCCGACAGGTTCGCTCCTCGATACGGGGCCTTTCGGGCGACTTGGGTCAGGCGCGGATCACGGCAATATCCTGGCTTTCACGGCAGAAGGAGATAAGAAGCCCTGCGGTCATTATTTTTGCGGTGGCGGCCTGCCTCG contains:
- a CDS encoding acyl-CoA dehydrogenase family protein — translated: MEPFLTEKHRAVRRAVREFCRREIEPIAGEIDREARFPWEVADKMGALGYFGMQAPKDLGGSFMDSASYVIVVEEISRACAGLGLCVTVHNSVNLYPIVRFGSEDQKRAFVPALARGEKIGAFCLTEPNAGSDASGIEATAIADGGHYVVNANKVFVTNGAIADTCLIFARTDPAAGRKGISVIIAERGTPGFSSGEREDLCGVRSNPVSSIRLVDCRIPKKNLLGKEGAGLAIGMVTLDTGRIGIAAQAVGIAQAALDDAVLYAKQRRQFDVPIGRHQGVAFMLADMATEVDAARLLVLRAALLKDAGKNFTKAAAMAKLYASESASRVTDMAVQIHGGYGYSKAYSVERHFRDARVTRLYEGTSEIHRLVIARSVLEE
- a CDS encoding zinc ribbon domain-containing protein; the encoded protein is MPLLEYHCKDCSHRFERMVPVGGKSPVACPRCGGTTVRRLSCCAKIIKATVKGSVFTQHPKPETSG
- a CDS encoding integration host factor subunit beta gives rise to the protein MNKLELVSALKNATGISKTDAAKVVQIFFDSMTDALATGERVEIRGLCSFYVKEYKSYTGRNPKTGDPVQIQPKQLPFFKCGKELKERVDAS
- a CDS encoding DNA polymerase III subunit delta', with translation MMESASDVTKSLEYLAVQKIALDQLASMLRSDRIPNALMFLGADGLGQDLAALLLGMAANCGNPGSGVEGGPFYLFGPQSPCGACPGCRKILSGNHPDFLSVRRDGAFVKKGAVKELLSNLSMRMGEGRHRFAVVHDAAFMNRESANTLLKSLEEPPPKTTFILIAAQTADLLPTLVSRCRPVRFLPVSTQTARKWLTEKLGADEEAALSCALLCGSGLARAVNLYETGQWMRYKFLSGLLDGMEEGGRMEALLLAEVLARPGREKLTEDLSVIRAILREKLVAAPDAALRRKFAARLNHLETCEKDIRGNVAARLALDGFFTVFGKSGALEGS
- a CDS encoding stage 0 sporulation family protein, producing MARVVGVRFKPAGKTYDFDAGAFVLALGDKVVVETEQGLGYGIVAKPPRAQSEEDEAKPLKKIFRKAGEEDFEQERKNGLLEAEAVEFCRQTISKLALPMSLFSVESTFDATRLTFFFTAEGRVDFRELVKQLVRRFRVRVELRQIGVRHQARMCGGLGRCGREACCATFLSNFAPVSVKMAKVQNLSLNPTKISGMCGRLMCCLTYEYETYREISATFPKIGKSVETPEGKGKVTRHNVMGNRVTVRLLNTGYETEFPVLDVKPDSSAPQQPQQPQQAQQPQQQEGPKRPEKKKKHRGGQINPSIRQEQARQEAAAFDRDFSNDRPPAERAESEPADTNDEGPAPFLDDESD
- the metG gene encoding methionine--tRNA ligase yields the protein MHKPYYLTTPIYYVNARPHLGHAYTTIVADVARRFQAQAGCDTFFLTGTDEHGDKIVEAARKAGVSPEQYVETMSGHFRDLWPHLSIKPDRFIRTTEEVHKKTVRMVLQKLHDQGDIYFSEYEGLYCTGCERFILERELIGGLCPDHATAPTLIKESNYFFRMSKYQDWLIGHVKANPGFIHPQRYANEVLGFLKEPLEDLCISRPCSRLKWGIPLPFDENYVTYVWFDALVNYLTALGYPDGPDFDKYWNEAHHVVAKDIVKPHGIYWPIMLKAAGLPLYKNLFVHGYWNVAEAKMSKSLGNVVDPLSLAEKYGTDAFRYFLLREMTFGLDSSFSEAALVARINADLANDIGNLFSRVLTMAHKYWEGRVPERDLEIEKESGLGLSAEAETAVALYAEGMEEFAFHKALAAVWDFISRMNKYVDTTAPWVLAKNKAASGQLGVVLYNLLEGLRLVAELVRPVMPHTADVMADHLGASPNAGLGFGGLVSGSEIKKALALFPRIEPPTETPEEPPKPKIAPLKPEIGLEDFAKVDLRAGTVVSAEKIPNAKKLLKLSVDLGEGRLRTVVAGIAAYYEPEAVTGRQVIVVANLKPAKLMGVTSEGMVLAVVDEEGLRLSGPDRPALDGAVVR